From the genome of Canis lupus familiaris isolate Mischka breed German Shepherd chromosome 8, alternate assembly UU_Cfam_GSD_1.0, whole genome shotgun sequence, one region includes:
- the ANGEL1 gene encoding protein angel homolog 1 isoform X3, giving the protein MIASCLCYLLLPAARLFRALSDAFFTCRKNALLAKSSSTQVEGDFAMAPRGPDQEECEGLLQQWREEGSSQVLSTSSEGPLVDKGLAQSSLALLMDNPGEQDAASEDKWSSRQLSDLRAAENLEEPFPEVLGEEPLPEVQGPMWAAVPMQTGPQYADCALLPMGALAAEQWEEDPAMVAWSIAPEPVPQEEAPIWPFESLGQLQPPPLEIPYHEILWREWEDFSTQPDAQGLEAGDGPQFQFTLMSYNILAQDLMQQSSELYLHCHPDILNWNYRFANLMQEFQHWDPDILCLQEVQEDHYWEQLEPSLRMMGFTCFYKRRTGCKTDGCAVCYKPTRFRLLCASPVEYFRPGLELLNRDNVGLVLLLQPLVPEGLGQVSVAPLCVANTHVLYNPRRGDVKLAQMAILLAEVDKVARLSDGSHCPIILCGDLNSVPDSPLYNFIRDGELQYHGMPAWKVSGQEDFSHQLYQRKLQAPLWPSSLGITDCCQYLTSCHPKRAERLKYSRDFLLQFRFCDIACQRPVGLVLMEGVTDTKPERPAGWAESVLEEDTLEPEPVFPRTVGTIQHCLHLTSVYTHFLPQHGRPEVTTMPLGLGTTVDYIFFSAESCENGNRTDRRLYQDGTLKLLGRLSLLSEEILWAANGLPNPFCSSDHLCLLASFGMEVTAP; this is encoded by the exons ATGATCGCGTCGTGCCTGTGTTACCTGCTGCTGCCGGCCGCGCGCCTCTTCCGCGCCCTCTCAG ATGCCTTCTTCACATGTCGAAAAAATGCACTCCTGGCGAAGAGCTCGTCCACCCAGGTAGAGGGTGACTTTGCCATGGCCCCTCGGGGGCCCGACCAGGAGGAGTGTGAGGGCCTGCTACAGCAGTGGCGAGAAGAAGGGTCGAGCCAGGTGCTCTCAACTTCGAGTGAGGGTCCCCTTGTAGATAAGGGACTAGCCCAGAGCAGCCTGGCGCTCCTGATGGATAATCCCGGAGAACAGGATGCTGCTTCAGAGGACAAGTGGTCCAGCAGGCAGCTGAGTGATCTGCGGGCAGCAGAGAACCTGGAGGAGCCTTTCCCTGAGGTGCTAGGAGAGGAGCCACTGCCAGAGGTCCAGGGCCCAATGTGGGCAGCTGTCCCCATGCAGACCGGCCCCCAGTATGCAGACTGTGCTCTCCTCCCAATGGGTGCCCTGGCTGCAGAGCAGTGGGAAGAGGACCCTGCAATGGTGGCCTGGAGCATAGCACCCGAGCCTGTGCCCCAGGAAGAGGCTCCCATCTGGCCTTTTGAGAGCCTTGGGCAGTTGCAACCTCCCCCATTGGAAATCCCATATCATG AAATCTTGTGGCGAGAATGGGAGGATTTCTCCACTCAGCCAGATGCTCAGGGCCTGGAGGCGGGGGATGGCCCTCAGTTCCAGTTCACTCTGATGTCCTATAACATCCTGGCCCAGGACCTGATGCAGCAGAGCTCAGAGCTCTACCTGCATTGCCACCCGGACATCCTCAACTGGAACTATCGCTTTGCGAATCTCATGCAAGAATTCCAGCACTGGGACCCCGAT atcctgtgtctccaggaagTGCAGGAAGATCATTACTGGGAGCAGCTGGAGCCTTCTCTGCGAATGATGG GTTTTACCTGTTTCTATAAGAGGAGGACCGGGTGTAAGACAGATGGCTGTGCTGTCTGCTACAAGCCCACAAGATTTCGTCTGCTCTGTGCCAGCCCTGTGGAGTACTTCCGGCCTGGCTTGGAGCTCCTCAATCGGGACAACGTGGGCTTAGTGTTGCTGCTGCAGCCGCTAGTCCCAGAAGGCCTGGGGCAAGTCTCGGTGGCCCCTCTCTGTGTGGCAAATACCCACGTGCTGTACAACCCACGCCGGGGTGATGTCAAGCTGGCCCAGATGGCCATTCTCTTGGCTGAAGTGGACAAAGTAGCCAGGTTGTCAGATGGCAGCCATTGCCCCATCATCTTGTGCGGGGACCTGAATTCAGTTCCTGATTCACCTCTCTACAACTTCATCAGGGACGGAGAACTCCAATACCATGGGATGCCGGCCTGGAAG GTGTCTGGACAGGAAGACTTCTCCCATCAGCTTTACCAGAGGAAGCTGCAGGCCCCCCTCTGGCCCAGCTCCCTGGGCATCACTGATTGCTGTCAGTATTTGACCTCCTGTCACCCCAAGAGAGCAG AGAGACTAAAGTATAGCCGAGACTTCCTGCTGCAATTCCGTTTCTGTGACATCGCCTGTCAGCGACCCGTAGGATTGGTTCTTATGGAAGGAGTGACAGATACTAAGCCAG AGCGACCTGCTGGCTGGGCTGAGTCTGTTCTTGAGGAAGACACATTGGAGCCTGAGCCTGTCTTCCCCAG GACTGTAGGTACCATCCAGCATTGCCTTCACCTGACCTCAGTATATACTCATTTCCTGCCCCAGCATGGCCGCCCGGAGGTCACCACAATGCCCTTGGGTCTTGGAACAACGGTGGATTACATCTTCTTCTCAGCTGAGTCCTGCGAGAATGGGAACAGAACTG ATCGCAGGCTGTATCAAGATGGGACTCTCAAGCTTCTGGGCcgtctctccctcctctctgaagAGATTCTCTGGGCTGCCAATGGCCTACCCAATCCCTTCTGCTCTTCAGACCACCTCTGCCTGCTGGCCAGCTTTGGGATGGAAGTCACCGCCCCATGA
- the ANGEL1 gene encoding protein angel homolog 1 isoform X1, with amino-acid sequence MIASCLCYLLLPAARLFRALSVLAHRPEYSRHAVHHEKLRGSVCFQRIKACAFIHVAVISGASDVRQDAFFTCRKNALLAKSSSTQVEGDFAMAPRGPDQEECEGLLQQWREEGSSQVLSTSSEGPLVDKGLAQSSLALLMDNPGEQDAASEDKWSSRQLSDLRAAENLEEPFPEVLGEEPLPEVQGPMWAAVPMQTGPQYADCALLPMGALAAEQWEEDPAMVAWSIAPEPVPQEEAPIWPFESLGQLQPPPLEIPYHEILWREWEDFSTQPDAQGLEAGDGPQFQFTLMSYNILAQDLMQQSSELYLHCHPDILNWNYRFANLMQEFQHWDPDILCLQEVQEDHYWEQLEPSLRMMGFTCFYKRRTGCKTDGCAVCYKPTRFRLLCASPVEYFRPGLELLNRDNVGLVLLLQPLVPEGLGQVSVAPLCVANTHVLYNPRRGDVKLAQMAILLAEVDKVARLSDGSHCPIILCGDLNSVPDSPLYNFIRDGELQYHGMPAWKVSGQEDFSHQLYQRKLQAPLWPSSLGITDCCQYLTSCHPKRAERLKYSRDFLLQFRFCDIACQRPVGLVLMEGVTDTKPERPAGWAESVLEEDTLEPEPVFPRTVGTIQHCLHLTSVYTHFLPQHGRPEVTTMPLGLGTTVDYIFFSAESCENGNRTDRRLYQDGTLKLLGRLSLLSEEILWAANGLPNPFCSSDHLCLLASFGMEVTAP; translated from the exons ATGATCGCGTCGTGCCTGTGTTACCTGCTGCTGCCGGCCGCGCGCCTCTTCCGCGCCCTCTCAG TGCTAGCACACCGCCCGGAGTATAGTAGGCACGCGGTTCACCACGAGAAACTCCGCGGAAGTGTTTGTTTTCAGAGAATTAAAGCATGTGCCTTCATCCACGTTGCTGTCATTTCTGGAGCTTCTGATGTACGTCAAG ATGCCTTCTTCACATGTCGAAAAAATGCACTCCTGGCGAAGAGCTCGTCCACCCAGGTAGAGGGTGACTTTGCCATGGCCCCTCGGGGGCCCGACCAGGAGGAGTGTGAGGGCCTGCTACAGCAGTGGCGAGAAGAAGGGTCGAGCCAGGTGCTCTCAACTTCGAGTGAGGGTCCCCTTGTAGATAAGGGACTAGCCCAGAGCAGCCTGGCGCTCCTGATGGATAATCCCGGAGAACAGGATGCTGCTTCAGAGGACAAGTGGTCCAGCAGGCAGCTGAGTGATCTGCGGGCAGCAGAGAACCTGGAGGAGCCTTTCCCTGAGGTGCTAGGAGAGGAGCCACTGCCAGAGGTCCAGGGCCCAATGTGGGCAGCTGTCCCCATGCAGACCGGCCCCCAGTATGCAGACTGTGCTCTCCTCCCAATGGGTGCCCTGGCTGCAGAGCAGTGGGAAGAGGACCCTGCAATGGTGGCCTGGAGCATAGCACCCGAGCCTGTGCCCCAGGAAGAGGCTCCCATCTGGCCTTTTGAGAGCCTTGGGCAGTTGCAACCTCCCCCATTGGAAATCCCATATCATG AAATCTTGTGGCGAGAATGGGAGGATTTCTCCACTCAGCCAGATGCTCAGGGCCTGGAGGCGGGGGATGGCCCTCAGTTCCAGTTCACTCTGATGTCCTATAACATCCTGGCCCAGGACCTGATGCAGCAGAGCTCAGAGCTCTACCTGCATTGCCACCCGGACATCCTCAACTGGAACTATCGCTTTGCGAATCTCATGCAAGAATTCCAGCACTGGGACCCCGAT atcctgtgtctccaggaagTGCAGGAAGATCATTACTGGGAGCAGCTGGAGCCTTCTCTGCGAATGATGG GTTTTACCTGTTTCTATAAGAGGAGGACCGGGTGTAAGACAGATGGCTGTGCTGTCTGCTACAAGCCCACAAGATTTCGTCTGCTCTGTGCCAGCCCTGTGGAGTACTTCCGGCCTGGCTTGGAGCTCCTCAATCGGGACAACGTGGGCTTAGTGTTGCTGCTGCAGCCGCTAGTCCCAGAAGGCCTGGGGCAAGTCTCGGTGGCCCCTCTCTGTGTGGCAAATACCCACGTGCTGTACAACCCACGCCGGGGTGATGTCAAGCTGGCCCAGATGGCCATTCTCTTGGCTGAAGTGGACAAAGTAGCCAGGTTGTCAGATGGCAGCCATTGCCCCATCATCTTGTGCGGGGACCTGAATTCAGTTCCTGATTCACCTCTCTACAACTTCATCAGGGACGGAGAACTCCAATACCATGGGATGCCGGCCTGGAAG GTGTCTGGACAGGAAGACTTCTCCCATCAGCTTTACCAGAGGAAGCTGCAGGCCCCCCTCTGGCCCAGCTCCCTGGGCATCACTGATTGCTGTCAGTATTTGACCTCCTGTCACCCCAAGAGAGCAG AGAGACTAAAGTATAGCCGAGACTTCCTGCTGCAATTCCGTTTCTGTGACATCGCCTGTCAGCGACCCGTAGGATTGGTTCTTATGGAAGGAGTGACAGATACTAAGCCAG AGCGACCTGCTGGCTGGGCTGAGTCTGTTCTTGAGGAAGACACATTGGAGCCTGAGCCTGTCTTCCCCAG GACTGTAGGTACCATCCAGCATTGCCTTCACCTGACCTCAGTATATACTCATTTCCTGCCCCAGCATGGCCGCCCGGAGGTCACCACAATGCCCTTGGGTCTTGGAACAACGGTGGATTACATCTTCTTCTCAGCTGAGTCCTGCGAGAATGGGAACAGAACTG ATCGCAGGCTGTATCAAGATGGGACTCTCAAGCTTCTGGGCcgtctctccctcctctctgaagAGATTCTCTGGGCTGCCAATGGCCTACCCAATCCCTTCTGCTCTTCAGACCACCTCTGCCTGCTGGCCAGCTTTGGGATGGAAGTCACCGCCCCATGA
- the ANGEL1 gene encoding protein angel homolog 1 isoform X4, with protein sequence MAPRGPDQEECEGLLQQWREEGSSQVLSTSSEGPLVDKGLAQSSLALLMDNPGEQDAASEDKWSSRQLSDLRAAENLEEPFPEVLGEEPLPEVQGPMWAAVPMQTGPQYADCALLPMGALAAEQWEEDPAMVAWSIAPEPVPQEEAPIWPFESLGQLQPPPLEIPYHEILWREWEDFSTQPDAQGLEAGDGPQFQFTLMSYNILAQDLMQQSSELYLHCHPDILNWNYRFANLMQEFQHWDPDILCLQEVQEDHYWEQLEPSLRMMGFTCFYKRRTGCKTDGCAVCYKPTRFRLLCASPVEYFRPGLELLNRDNVGLVLLLQPLVPEGLGQVSVAPLCVANTHVLYNPRRGDVKLAQMAILLAEVDKVARLSDGSHCPIILCGDLNSVPDSPLYNFIRDGELQYHGMPAWKVSGQEDFSHQLYQRKLQAPLWPSSLGITDCCQYLTSCHPKRAERLKYSRDFLLQFRFCDIACQRPVGLVLMEGVTDTKPERPAGWAESVLEEDTLEPEPVFPRTVGTIQHCLHLTSVYTHFLPQHGRPEVTTMPLGLGTTVDYIFFSAESCENGNRTDRRLYQDGTLKLLGRLSLLSEEILWAANGLPNPFCSSDHLCLLASFGMEVTAP encoded by the exons ATGGCCCCTCGGGGGCCCGACCAGGAGGAGTGTGAGGGCCTGCTACAGCAGTGGCGAGAAGAAGGGTCGAGCCAGGTGCTCTCAACTTCGAGTGAGGGTCCCCTTGTAGATAAGGGACTAGCCCAGAGCAGCCTGGCGCTCCTGATGGATAATCCCGGAGAACAGGATGCTGCTTCAGAGGACAAGTGGTCCAGCAGGCAGCTGAGTGATCTGCGGGCAGCAGAGAACCTGGAGGAGCCTTTCCCTGAGGTGCTAGGAGAGGAGCCACTGCCAGAGGTCCAGGGCCCAATGTGGGCAGCTGTCCCCATGCAGACCGGCCCCCAGTATGCAGACTGTGCTCTCCTCCCAATGGGTGCCCTGGCTGCAGAGCAGTGGGAAGAGGACCCTGCAATGGTGGCCTGGAGCATAGCACCCGAGCCTGTGCCCCAGGAAGAGGCTCCCATCTGGCCTTTTGAGAGCCTTGGGCAGTTGCAACCTCCCCCATTGGAAATCCCATATCATG AAATCTTGTGGCGAGAATGGGAGGATTTCTCCACTCAGCCAGATGCTCAGGGCCTGGAGGCGGGGGATGGCCCTCAGTTCCAGTTCACTCTGATGTCCTATAACATCCTGGCCCAGGACCTGATGCAGCAGAGCTCAGAGCTCTACCTGCATTGCCACCCGGACATCCTCAACTGGAACTATCGCTTTGCGAATCTCATGCAAGAATTCCAGCACTGGGACCCCGAT atcctgtgtctccaggaagTGCAGGAAGATCATTACTGGGAGCAGCTGGAGCCTTCTCTGCGAATGATGG GTTTTACCTGTTTCTATAAGAGGAGGACCGGGTGTAAGACAGATGGCTGTGCTGTCTGCTACAAGCCCACAAGATTTCGTCTGCTCTGTGCCAGCCCTGTGGAGTACTTCCGGCCTGGCTTGGAGCTCCTCAATCGGGACAACGTGGGCTTAGTGTTGCTGCTGCAGCCGCTAGTCCCAGAAGGCCTGGGGCAAGTCTCGGTGGCCCCTCTCTGTGTGGCAAATACCCACGTGCTGTACAACCCACGCCGGGGTGATGTCAAGCTGGCCCAGATGGCCATTCTCTTGGCTGAAGTGGACAAAGTAGCCAGGTTGTCAGATGGCAGCCATTGCCCCATCATCTTGTGCGGGGACCTGAATTCAGTTCCTGATTCACCTCTCTACAACTTCATCAGGGACGGAGAACTCCAATACCATGGGATGCCGGCCTGGAAG GTGTCTGGACAGGAAGACTTCTCCCATCAGCTTTACCAGAGGAAGCTGCAGGCCCCCCTCTGGCCCAGCTCCCTGGGCATCACTGATTGCTGTCAGTATTTGACCTCCTGTCACCCCAAGAGAGCAG AGAGACTAAAGTATAGCCGAGACTTCCTGCTGCAATTCCGTTTCTGTGACATCGCCTGTCAGCGACCCGTAGGATTGGTTCTTATGGAAGGAGTGACAGATACTAAGCCAG AGCGACCTGCTGGCTGGGCTGAGTCTGTTCTTGAGGAAGACACATTGGAGCCTGAGCCTGTCTTCCCCAG GACTGTAGGTACCATCCAGCATTGCCTTCACCTGACCTCAGTATATACTCATTTCCTGCCCCAGCATGGCCGCCCGGAGGTCACCACAATGCCCTTGGGTCTTGGAACAACGGTGGATTACATCTTCTTCTCAGCTGAGTCCTGCGAGAATGGGAACAGAACTG ATCGCAGGCTGTATCAAGATGGGACTCTCAAGCTTCTGGGCcgtctctccctcctctctgaagAGATTCTCTGGGCTGCCAATGGCCTACCCAATCCCTTCTGCTCTTCAGACCACCTCTGCCTGCTGGCCAGCTTTGGGATGGAAGTCACCGCCCCATGA
- the ANGEL1 gene encoding protein angel homolog 1 isoform X2 — MMYPAGPGSGDSPEGFPEQPRLQPQISNRTTQTLDAFFTCRKNALLAKSSSTQVEGDFAMAPRGPDQEECEGLLQQWREEGSSQVLSTSSEGPLVDKGLAQSSLALLMDNPGEQDAASEDKWSSRQLSDLRAAENLEEPFPEVLGEEPLPEVQGPMWAAVPMQTGPQYADCALLPMGALAAEQWEEDPAMVAWSIAPEPVPQEEAPIWPFESLGQLQPPPLEIPYHEILWREWEDFSTQPDAQGLEAGDGPQFQFTLMSYNILAQDLMQQSSELYLHCHPDILNWNYRFANLMQEFQHWDPDILCLQEVQEDHYWEQLEPSLRMMGFTCFYKRRTGCKTDGCAVCYKPTRFRLLCASPVEYFRPGLELLNRDNVGLVLLLQPLVPEGLGQVSVAPLCVANTHVLYNPRRGDVKLAQMAILLAEVDKVARLSDGSHCPIILCGDLNSVPDSPLYNFIRDGELQYHGMPAWKVSGQEDFSHQLYQRKLQAPLWPSSLGITDCCQYLTSCHPKRAERLKYSRDFLLQFRFCDIACQRPVGLVLMEGVTDTKPERPAGWAESVLEEDTLEPEPVFPRTVGTIQHCLHLTSVYTHFLPQHGRPEVTTMPLGLGTTVDYIFFSAESCENGNRTDRRLYQDGTLKLLGRLSLLSEEILWAANGLPNPFCSSDHLCLLASFGMEVTAP, encoded by the exons ATGATGTACCCAGCTGgtcctggatctggtgactcccCGGAGGGCTTCCCCGAGCAACCGAGGCTCCAGCCACAAATCAGCAATCGCACAACTCAGACACTAG ATGCCTTCTTCACATGTCGAAAAAATGCACTCCTGGCGAAGAGCTCGTCCACCCAGGTAGAGGGTGACTTTGCCATGGCCCCTCGGGGGCCCGACCAGGAGGAGTGTGAGGGCCTGCTACAGCAGTGGCGAGAAGAAGGGTCGAGCCAGGTGCTCTCAACTTCGAGTGAGGGTCCCCTTGTAGATAAGGGACTAGCCCAGAGCAGCCTGGCGCTCCTGATGGATAATCCCGGAGAACAGGATGCTGCTTCAGAGGACAAGTGGTCCAGCAGGCAGCTGAGTGATCTGCGGGCAGCAGAGAACCTGGAGGAGCCTTTCCCTGAGGTGCTAGGAGAGGAGCCACTGCCAGAGGTCCAGGGCCCAATGTGGGCAGCTGTCCCCATGCAGACCGGCCCCCAGTATGCAGACTGTGCTCTCCTCCCAATGGGTGCCCTGGCTGCAGAGCAGTGGGAAGAGGACCCTGCAATGGTGGCCTGGAGCATAGCACCCGAGCCTGTGCCCCAGGAAGAGGCTCCCATCTGGCCTTTTGAGAGCCTTGGGCAGTTGCAACCTCCCCCATTGGAAATCCCATATCATG AAATCTTGTGGCGAGAATGGGAGGATTTCTCCACTCAGCCAGATGCTCAGGGCCTGGAGGCGGGGGATGGCCCTCAGTTCCAGTTCACTCTGATGTCCTATAACATCCTGGCCCAGGACCTGATGCAGCAGAGCTCAGAGCTCTACCTGCATTGCCACCCGGACATCCTCAACTGGAACTATCGCTTTGCGAATCTCATGCAAGAATTCCAGCACTGGGACCCCGAT atcctgtgtctccaggaagTGCAGGAAGATCATTACTGGGAGCAGCTGGAGCCTTCTCTGCGAATGATGG GTTTTACCTGTTTCTATAAGAGGAGGACCGGGTGTAAGACAGATGGCTGTGCTGTCTGCTACAAGCCCACAAGATTTCGTCTGCTCTGTGCCAGCCCTGTGGAGTACTTCCGGCCTGGCTTGGAGCTCCTCAATCGGGACAACGTGGGCTTAGTGTTGCTGCTGCAGCCGCTAGTCCCAGAAGGCCTGGGGCAAGTCTCGGTGGCCCCTCTCTGTGTGGCAAATACCCACGTGCTGTACAACCCACGCCGGGGTGATGTCAAGCTGGCCCAGATGGCCATTCTCTTGGCTGAAGTGGACAAAGTAGCCAGGTTGTCAGATGGCAGCCATTGCCCCATCATCTTGTGCGGGGACCTGAATTCAGTTCCTGATTCACCTCTCTACAACTTCATCAGGGACGGAGAACTCCAATACCATGGGATGCCGGCCTGGAAG GTGTCTGGACAGGAAGACTTCTCCCATCAGCTTTACCAGAGGAAGCTGCAGGCCCCCCTCTGGCCCAGCTCCCTGGGCATCACTGATTGCTGTCAGTATTTGACCTCCTGTCACCCCAAGAGAGCAG AGAGACTAAAGTATAGCCGAGACTTCCTGCTGCAATTCCGTTTCTGTGACATCGCCTGTCAGCGACCCGTAGGATTGGTTCTTATGGAAGGAGTGACAGATACTAAGCCAG AGCGACCTGCTGGCTGGGCTGAGTCTGTTCTTGAGGAAGACACATTGGAGCCTGAGCCTGTCTTCCCCAG GACTGTAGGTACCATCCAGCATTGCCTTCACCTGACCTCAGTATATACTCATTTCCTGCCCCAGCATGGCCGCCCGGAGGTCACCACAATGCCCTTGGGTCTTGGAACAACGGTGGATTACATCTTCTTCTCAGCTGAGTCCTGCGAGAATGGGAACAGAACTG ATCGCAGGCTGTATCAAGATGGGACTCTCAAGCTTCTGGGCcgtctctccctcctctctgaagAGATTCTCTGGGCTGCCAATGGCCTACCCAATCCCTTCTGCTCTTCAGACCACCTCTGCCTGCTGGCCAGCTTTGGGATGGAAGTCACCGCCCCATGA